The Alteromonas stellipolaris genome includes a region encoding these proteins:
- a CDS encoding general secretion pathway protein GspB — protein MSNILSINDLKPGMVIVRITQQNGPVKIRKSGLVSSDAMVQGLAEMGVQEIEIDPDQTVEIAPSTTAGTGHRTQTQALLRGQHDTSAKFDKTLSDQFNRSLFLPTVQGLPSVWKVYGKELATYSAIVAVGLCLGFLVATRGEWWPAVTASVVESIQPEASTATDSSLMGQKTLTQTPSPLTEPGSGQGNGQTTAQATIPQEESNVPEQGATSSANLPSEKPDSQNVGSDNIAQASGANAKPNLQTLSKQATAEDENGSEDTFDLAAAEQEGRVLNAQGDQEDNKIEVSPELLARFNQAVAALDTQAENDDFEPKTKVTVRDNIQRVDQLPVRLLTRLPSMNFSAHMYASRPDDRWVRVNGIQMTEGDWIDDKVQIVNIEAQQVVLGFEEELFTMAALTDW, from the coding sequence ATGTCTAATATACTTAGTATTAATGACTTAAAGCCCGGCATGGTGATTGTTAGAATAACGCAACAGAACGGGCCGGTTAAAATTCGAAAGTCAGGCTTGGTATCTAGCGATGCTATGGTGCAAGGCTTAGCAGAAATGGGTGTTCAGGAAATAGAAATAGATCCTGACCAAACTGTAGAAATTGCGCCTTCAACTACAGCCGGAACTGGACATCGCACGCAAACCCAAGCGCTATTACGTGGTCAGCACGATACCAGCGCAAAGTTCGACAAAACGCTATCTGACCAATTTAATCGCAGTTTGTTTTTGCCTACTGTACAAGGGCTGCCTTCGGTGTGGAAGGTATACGGCAAAGAGCTTGCAACTTACTCGGCTATTGTTGCAGTTGGTTTATGCTTAGGGTTTCTGGTTGCTACGCGAGGTGAGTGGTGGCCTGCGGTTACGGCGTCGGTTGTGGAATCTATTCAACCTGAAGCCTCAACGGCGACGGATAGCTCGCTAATGGGTCAAAAAACGCTGACACAAACACCCTCACCGTTAACGGAACCCGGCAGCGGGCAAGGTAATGGACAAACAACAGCGCAAGCAACTATACCGCAGGAGGAGTCTAATGTACCTGAACAAGGAGCGACATCTAGCGCAAATTTACCTTCTGAAAAACCCGACTCGCAAAATGTTGGTTCAGATAACATAGCTCAGGCCTCTGGCGCTAATGCTAAACCAAACTTGCAAACTTTGTCTAAGCAAGCCACGGCAGAGGATGAAAATGGTTCTGAGGATACCTTCGATTTAGCAGCGGCTGAACAAGAAGGGCGTGTGCTTAATGCTCAAGGTGACCAAGAAGACAATAAAATTGAAGTATCACCAGAGCTATTAGCTCGCTTTAACCAAGCGGTGGCAGCACTGGATACCCAAGCCGAGAATGATGATTTTGAGCCAAAAACGAAAGTAACGGTACGAGATAACATTCAGCGTGTTGATCAATTGCCTGTGCGGCTACTAACGCGTTTGCCCTCTATGAATTTCAGTGCGCATATGTACGCATCTCGGCCTGATGATCGTTGGGTGCGAGTGAATGGCATACAAATGACTGAAGGCGATTGGATTGACGATAAAGTGCAAATTGTCAATATTGAAGCGCAGCAAGTGGTATTAGGTTTTGAAGAAGAACTTTTCACCATGGCGGCGCTTACTGACTGGTAA